The proteins below are encoded in one region of bacterium:
- a CDS encoding right-handed parallel beta-helix repeat-containing protein codes for MLRRIGVPLRALSVFLCLLTAGAARAATYYVATTGNDANPGSQAAPWRTLQKAGNVAAAGDTVHVLPGTYAGFRPLRSGSAQAPIRFLAQAGVVVNTPGSGNSNGDDIWIRNVDHIVIDGFECTAAPRAGIAVQGEPDANATGVVIRNCHCHHNGRWGIFTGFARDLLLEDNETSYSAIEHGIYVSNSGDRPTVRRNHAHHNNASGIQLNADPAQMGSNPADPQGDGIIENALIEANLIHDNGAAGGAAINLASVRGALIRNNLLYGNRATGIAGWDDGEGSNRYGCRDNVIVGNTIVQPSGSRFAIGLLNGSTGNSIRDNILLHLGTRGSVSADPSSQVGLVSDYNVVVDRFSNDDVFYTLAQWRGFGFDAHSFIASAAALFVDAANDDYHLSATSPARDAGIAHPDLPLDRDGVARPQGAAVDIGAYERVVAGSPSPSPTATGTPAPPPTTTPTGGLQLAGTLLARGGVPVPSATLTLAGAGAHGAGSAANGSYGFAGVAPGVWTLTPRKSGDLRGAVSALDAAWALQSVAQLRTLTASERLAADVTGDGTVSALDATLILQRAVGLIAAFPAAAACGSDWLFVPYAAAVPNQSVVPPLVTGGGCTMGSLTYGPLTADASGQSFTAIPLGDVTGNWQ; via the coding sequence GTGCTGCGTCGGATCGGCGTGCCGCTCCGCGCGCTCAGCGTGTTCCTCTGCCTCCTCACCGCCGGCGCGGCGCGCGCGGCGACGTACTACGTCGCCACCACCGGCAACGATGCCAACCCCGGGTCGCAGGCCGCACCATGGCGCACCCTGCAGAAGGCGGGCAACGTCGCCGCCGCCGGCGACACGGTGCACGTGCTACCGGGCACCTACGCCGGCTTCCGGCCGCTGCGCTCCGGCAGCGCGCAGGCGCCCATCCGCTTCCTGGCCCAGGCCGGCGTGGTGGTGAACACCCCCGGCAGCGGCAACAGCAACGGTGACGACATCTGGATCCGCAACGTCGACCACATCGTCATCGACGGCTTCGAATGCACCGCGGCGCCCCGCGCCGGCATCGCCGTCCAGGGCGAGCCCGACGCCAACGCCACCGGCGTCGTCATCCGCAACTGCCACTGCCACCACAACGGCCGCTGGGGCATCTTCACCGGCTTCGCTCGCGACCTGCTGCTCGAGGACAACGAGACCTCGTACTCGGCGATCGAGCACGGCATCTACGTCTCGAACAGCGGCGACCGCCCGACCGTGCGCCGCAACCACGCCCACCACAACAACGCCTCCGGCATCCAGCTCAACGCCGATCCGGCGCAGATGGGAAGCAACCCGGCCGACCCGCAGGGCGACGGCATCATCGAGAACGCGCTCATCGAGGCCAACCTGATCCACGACAACGGCGCCGCCGGCGGCGCCGCCATCAACCTCGCCTCTGTACGCGGCGCGCTGATCCGCAACAACCTGCTGTACGGCAACCGGGCCACCGGCATCGCCGGCTGGGACGACGGCGAGGGCAGCAACCGCTACGGCTGCCGCGACAACGTCATCGTCGGCAACACCATCGTCCAGCCGAGCGGCAGCCGCTTCGCCATCGGCCTGCTCAACGGCAGCACCGGCAACAGCATCCGCGACAACATCCTGCTCCACCTGGGAACCCGTGGCAGCGTCTCGGCGGACCCGTCGAGCCAGGTCGGCCTGGTCTCCGATTACAACGTCGTCGTCGACCGCTTCTCCAACGACGACGTCTTCTACACCCTCGCCCAGTGGCGCGGCTTCGGCTTCGACGCCCATTCCTTCATCGCCAGCGCGGCGGCGCTGTTCGTCGACGCCGCGAACGACGACTACCACCTCTCGGCGACCAGCCCGGCGCGCGACGCCGGCATCGCGCATCCCGATCTGCCGCTCGATCGCGACGGCGTCGCCCGCCCGCAGGGCGCCGCGGTCGACATCGGCGCTTACGAGCGCGTCGTCGCCGGCTCGCCGTCTCCCTCGCCGACCGCCACGGGCACGCCGGCGCCGCCGCCGACCACCACCCCGACCGGAGGCCTGCAGCTCGCGGGAACGCTCCTGGCCCGCGGCGGTGTCCCCGTGCCGTCGGCGACGCTCACCCTCGCCGGCGCCGGCGCGCACGGCGCCGGCAGCGCCGCCAACGGCAGTTACGGCTTCGCCGGCGTCGCGCCCGGCGTGTGGACCCTGACGCCGCGCAAGAGCGGCGACCTGCGCGGCGCCGTGAGCGCCCTCGACGCCGCCTGGGCGCTGCAGTCGGTGGCCCAGCTCCGCACCCTGACCGCGAGCGAACGGCTCGCCGCCGACGTCACCGGCGACGGCACGGTCAGCGCCCTCGACGCCACCCTGATACTGCAACGCGCCGTGGGCCTGATCGCCGCATTCCCCGCCGCCGCTGCCTGCGGTTCCGACTGGCTCTTCGTTCCCTACGCCGCGGCGGTGCCCAACCAGTCCGTGGTGCCGCCCCTGGTGACCGGCGGCGGCTGCACCATGGGCTCCCTGACCTACGGGCCGCTGACCGCCGACGCCTCCGGCCAGAGCTTCACCGCCATCCCGCTCGGCGACGTCACCGGCAACTGGCAGTGA
- a CDS encoding SEC-C domain-containing protein, producing the protein MAKHEHGPGCDHDHEHDHGPRPEPVRRAEPKVGRNDPCPCGSGKKRKKCCG; encoded by the coding sequence ATGGCGAAGCACGAGCACGGCCCCGGCTGCGACCACGACCACGAGCACGATCACGGCCCGCGTCCCGAACCGGTGCGCCGCGCCGAACCCAAGGTCGGCCGCAACGACCCCTGCCCGTGCGGCAGCGGCAAGAAGCGCAAGAAGTGCTGCGGTTGA
- the htpX gene encoding zinc metalloprotease HtpX, with protein MNQMKTLVLLATLTALLVWIGQALGGHQGMVIGLGMAIVMNVGSYWYSDKIVLRMYGAQPIDETQAPELYSIVRTLAQAAQIPMPKVYVIPEQAPNAFATGRNPEHAAVACTEGLLRLLNRDEITAVLAHELGHVRNRDTLIMVVAATLGGAISMIANIAQWGLIFGGGRSNNDEGGHPAAALIGIIVAPLAAMLIQMAISRSREFLADEQGARLSGQPLALCSALRKIEGYAKQAPMQHGSPATAHLFIINPFTAGAFAKLFSTHPSTDERIARLEQMARSGM; from the coding sequence ATGAACCAGATGAAAACGCTCGTGCTGCTCGCCACCCTGACCGCGCTGCTGGTCTGGATCGGCCAGGCGCTGGGCGGTCACCAGGGCATGGTGATCGGCCTCGGCATGGCGATCGTCATGAACGTCGGCAGCTACTGGTACTCGGACAAGATCGTCCTGCGCATGTACGGCGCGCAGCCGATCGACGAGACGCAGGCGCCGGAGCTGTACTCGATCGTCCGCACCCTCGCCCAGGCGGCGCAGATCCCGATGCCGAAGGTCTACGTCATCCCCGAACAGGCGCCCAATGCGTTCGCCACCGGCCGCAATCCCGAGCATGCCGCCGTCGCGTGCACCGAGGGCCTGCTGCGCCTGCTGAACCGCGACGAGATCACCGCCGTGCTCGCCCACGAGCTCGGCCACGTGCGCAACCGCGACACCCTGATCATGGTCGTCGCCGCGACCCTCGGCGGCGCGATCAGCATGATCGCCAACATCGCCCAGTGGGGCCTGATCTTCGGCGGCGGCCGCTCGAACAACGACGAGGGCGGACACCCGGCGGCGGCGCTCATCGGCATCATCGTCGCGCCGCTGGCGGCGATGCTGATCCAGATGGCGATCTCGCGCTCGCGCGAGTTCCTGGCCGACGAGCAGGGCGCCCGCCTCTCCGGCCAGCCGCTCGCCCTGTGCTCGGCGCTGCGCAAGATCGAGGGCTACGCCAAGCAGGCGCCGATGCAGCACGGCAGCCCGGCCACGGCGCACCTCTTCATCATCAACCCGTTCACCGCCGGCGCCTTCGCCAAGCTGTTCTCGACCCATCCGTCGACCGACGAGCGCATCGCCCGCCTGGAGCAGATGGCGCGGAGCGGGATGTAA
- a CDS encoding alpha/beta fold hydrolase: MPIAASNGIEVYYEEQGGGEPLLLIMGLAGDSIAWMFQREAFAARYRTVVFDNRGVGRSSKPAGPYTIATMADDAIGVLDALAIDRAHVVGVSMGGMIAQELALRHPGRVRSLVLGCTYARPDADVTATFEESLAFFGGSRGPNGEIQVDLSNLDPMAFIGRLLPLTFSPQFIMSELPKLMQVFSGVMTHGFDLAAIMAQVAATQAHDTVDRLHQIAAPTLVLTGDSDRLIPPASSDLLAERIPGAQLRKLPGGSHGFNFETPDAFNQAVLEFLASHRN, translated from the coding sequence ATGCCGATCGCAGCCAGCAACGGAATCGAGGTCTACTACGAGGAGCAGGGCGGCGGTGAGCCGCTGCTGTTGATCATGGGACTCGCCGGCGACTCGATCGCCTGGATGTTCCAGCGCGAGGCGTTCGCGGCGCGCTACCGCACCGTCGTCTTCGACAACCGCGGCGTCGGCCGCAGCAGCAAGCCGGCCGGCCCGTACACCATCGCCACGATGGCCGATGACGCCATCGGCGTGCTCGACGCCCTGGCTATCGACCGCGCCCACGTCGTCGGCGTCTCGATGGGCGGCATGATCGCCCAGGAGCTGGCGCTGCGGCACCCGGGCCGCGTCCGCAGCCTGGTACTCGGCTGCACCTACGCCAGACCGGACGCCGACGTGACGGCGACGTTCGAGGAGTCGCTCGCCTTCTTCGGCGGCAGTCGGGGGCCGAACGGCGAGATCCAGGTTGACCTTTCCAATCTCGACCCGATGGCCTTCATCGGCCGGCTGCTGCCGCTGACCTTCAGCCCGCAGTTCATCATGAGCGAGCTGCCGAAGCTGATGCAGGTCTTCTCCGGCGTCATGACTCACGGCTTCGACCTCGCCGCGATCATGGCCCAGGTGGCGGCGACGCAGGCGCACGACACGGTCGACCGCCTGCACCAGATCGCCGCGCCCACCCTGGTGCTGACCGGCGACAGCGACCGCCTGATCCCGCCCGCGAGCTCCGATCTGCTCGCCGAGCGCATCCCCGGCGCCCAGCTCCGGAAGCTGCCCGGCGGCAGCCACGGCTTCAACTTCGAAACCCCGGACGCCTTCAACCAGGCGGTGCTGGAGTTCCTCGCCTCCCACCGCAACTAG
- a CDS encoding spore maturation protein, with protein MNAVWVLLVVASVVTAAFTGTMEAVSTASVESAKAAVTLALGLIGVMAFWLGMMRIVQEGGLLHTLARALRPLMARLFPDVPADHPAMSAMIMNIATNMLGLGNAATPFGIKAMVELERLNPVPGVASNAMVLFLAINTSNVALAPLGVIALRASLGSHDAAGIWLPTLFATGCSTVLAILAAKALQRVVRPASAYAAGETAAAARQVDLPDAAALGGERATAPLGCAAALLSLALVAVGLGLQLRAGVAAGQAVGEQLRVVASTWLLPVLITAMVGYGIAKRVAVYDAMIAGAKEGFQVAVRIIPFLVAIVVAAAMFRASGLLEILTRLVGPVTAPLGFPAEALPMAILRPLSGSGAYAVMAEILQANGPDSYVGYLVSTLQGSTETTFYVLAVYFGAVGVSRVRHAVATGLLADLGGCVAAVAAVRWFLG; from the coding sequence ATGAACGCGGTGTGGGTGCTGCTGGTGGTGGCGTCGGTGGTGACCGCGGCGTTCACCGGCACCATGGAGGCGGTGTCGACGGCGTCGGTGGAGTCGGCGAAGGCGGCGGTGACGCTGGCGCTCGGGCTGATCGGCGTCATGGCGTTCTGGCTGGGGATGATGCGCATCGTCCAGGAGGGCGGCCTGCTGCACACCCTGGCGCGGGCGCTGCGGCCGCTGATGGCGCGCCTGTTCCCCGACGTCCCGGCGGATCATCCGGCGATGAGCGCGATGATCATGAACATCGCCACCAACATGCTCGGGCTCGGCAACGCGGCGACGCCGTTCGGCATCAAGGCGATGGTCGAGCTCGAGCGGTTGAACCCCGTTCCCGGCGTCGCCAGCAACGCCATGGTGTTGTTCCTCGCCATCAACACCTCCAACGTCGCCCTGGCGCCCCTGGGCGTGATCGCGCTGCGCGCCTCGTTGGGATCGCACGACGCGGCCGGCATCTGGCTGCCGACGCTGTTCGCCACCGGCTGCTCGACCGTGCTGGCGATCCTCGCCGCCAAGGCGCTGCAACGCGTCGTGCGCCCGGCGAGCGCCTACGCCGCCGGCGAGACGGCGGCCGCGGCGCGCCAGGTCGATCTGCCCGATGCCGCGGCGCTGGGCGGCGAGCGGGCGACGGCGCCGCTCGGCTGCGCGGCGGCGCTGCTGTCGCTGGCGCTGGTCGCCGTCGGCCTCGGGCTGCAGCTCCGCGCCGGCGTCGCCGCCGGGCAGGCGGTCGGCGAGCAACTGCGGGTGGTCGCCTCGACCTGGCTGCTGCCGGTGCTGATCACGGCGATGGTCGGCTACGGCATCGCCAAGCGCGTCGCGGTCTATGACGCGATGATCGCCGGCGCCAAGGAAGGCTTCCAGGTGGCGGTGCGGATCATTCCGTTCCTGGTCGCCATCGTCGTCGCCGCCGCGATGTTCCGCGCCTCGGGTCTGTTGGAGATCCTGACCCGCCTCGTCGGCCCGGTCACCGCGCCGCTCGGCTTTCCGGCGGAGGCGTTGCCGATGGCCATCCTGCGGCCGCTCTCGGGATCGGGCGCCTACGCGGTGATGGCGGAGATCCTGCAGGCGAACGGGCCCGATTCGTACGTCGGCTATCTGGTGTCGACGCTGCAGGGCAGCACCGAGACCACCTTCTACGTGCTCGCCGTCTACTTCGGCGCCGTCGGCGTCAGCCGCGTCCGCCACGCGGTGGCGACCGGACTGCTCGCCGATCTCGGCGGGTGCGTCGCTGCGGTGGCCGCCGTGCGGTGGTTCCTCGGCTAG
- a CDS encoding lipid-transfer protein has protein sequence MGRKVFVIGVGMTKFEKPGSKGWDYPDMAREAGTKALEDAGIGFDKVEQAAVGYCYGDSTCGQRAVYSLGMTGIPIYNVNNNCATGSTALFMAKQFVEAGIADCALALGFEKMEKGSLGVKFQDRTNPMDKHFQTMVDVRGFAQAPAAPQFFGNAGREHMDRYGTTAEQFAKIGWKNHKHSVNNPYSQFQDEYTLEQIMNAPMVYEPLTKLQCCPTSDGAGAAILVSEDFVRRHNLQAKAVEILGMAMTTDFPSTFEEKSCIKLVGSDMTRKAAQKVYAQSGFGPENVDVVELHDCFSCNEMITYEALGLCPEGKGGEFVDSGANTYGGKVVVNPSGGLISKGHPLGATGLAQCAELNWQLRGEADKRQVKDAKIALQHNLGLGGAAVVTMYRKAQLG, from the coding sequence ATGGGTAGGAAGGTCTTCGTCATCGGCGTCGGCATGACCAAGTTCGAGAAGCCCGGATCGAAAGGCTGGGACTATCCCGACATGGCCCGGGAGGCCGGCACCAAGGCGCTGGAGGATGCCGGCATCGGCTTCGACAAGGTCGAGCAGGCGGCGGTCGGCTACTGCTATGGCGACTCCACCTGCGGCCAGCGCGCCGTCTACAGCCTGGGCATGACCGGCATCCCGATCTACAACGTGAACAACAACTGCGCGACCGGCTCGACGGCGCTGTTCATGGCCAAGCAGTTCGTCGAGGCCGGCATCGCCGACTGCGCCCTCGCCCTCGGCTTCGAGAAGATGGAGAAGGGGTCACTGGGGGTGAAGTTCCAGGACCGCACCAACCCCATGGACAAGCACTTCCAGACCATGGTGGACGTGCGCGGCTTCGCCCAGGCGCCGGCCGCGCCGCAGTTCTTCGGCAACGCCGGCCGCGAGCACATGGACCGCTACGGCACCACCGCCGAGCAGTTCGCCAAGATCGGCTGGAAGAACCACAAGCACTCGGTGAACAACCCGTACTCGCAGTTCCAGGACGAGTACACGCTCGAGCAGATCATGAATGCGCCGATGGTCTACGAGCCGCTGACCAAGCTGCAGTGCTGTCCGACCTCGGACGGCGCCGGGGCGGCGATCCTGGTCAGCGAGGACTTCGTCCGCAGGCACAATCTGCAGGCGAAGGCGGTCGAGATCCTCGGCATGGCGATGACCACCGACTTCCCCAGCACCTTCGAGGAGAAGAGCTGCATCAAGCTGGTCGGCTCGGACATGACCCGCAAGGCGGCGCAGAAGGTCTACGCGCAGAGCGGCTTCGGGCCGGAGAACGTCGACGTCGTCGAGCTGCACGACTGCTTCTCGTGCAACGAGATGATCACCTACGAGGCGCTCGGTCTCTGCCCGGAAGGCAAGGGCGGGGAGTTCGTCGATTCCGGCGCCAACACCTACGGCGGCAAGGTGGTGGTGAACCCCTCCGGCGGCCTGATCTCCAAAGGCCATCCGCTGGGCGCCACCGGGCTGGCGCAGTGCGCCGAGCTCAACTGGCAGTTGCGCGGCGAGGCCGACAAGCGCCAGGTGAAGGACGCGAAGATCGCTCTGCAGCACAACCTCGGTCTCGGCGGCGCCGCCGTCGTGACCATGTACCGCAAGGCGCAGCTCGGCTGA
- a CDS encoding cytochrome P450, with amino-acid sequence MTPAGDFDLFLPLRSRGGLENPFAIYALLRTVRPVMRMPVGGWDGPGVWFLTRHADVEGVLRDPRFSVDRLRAPFIRQNLERLPAFIQQGAQTMRSMLVMDPPDHTRVRKLVNKAFTPRRIAALRPRIAAIVDELLAPVRDRMDVIDVLAAPLPAIVIAELLGVPAEDHRRFKAWAAEIVAGLGQPLAGRQAAAPAMQQLFAYLGEIIAARRAAPRDDLISAMVLAQEEDDALSDAELLATSNLLLIAGHETTTNLIGNGLLALLREPDQLERLRRDPGLLPTAIEELLRYDGPVQATLRVAREDVEIGGQAIEAGSLLLVGIGAANHDPDVFAEPERLDIGRDPNPHLAFGFGAHFCLGAPLARLEGEIAFRALLERFPRLALATEAPAYRPNPVLRGLVSLPVAC; translated from the coding sequence ATGACCCCGGCCGGCGATTTCGATCTCTTCCTGCCGTTGCGCAGCCGCGGCGGCCTGGAGAACCCGTTCGCGATCTATGCCCTGCTGCGCACCGTGCGGCCGGTGATGCGCATGCCGGTCGGCGGCTGGGACGGCCCGGGGGTGTGGTTTCTCACCCGGCACGCCGACGTCGAGGGGGTGCTGCGCGATCCGCGCTTTTCGGTCGACCGGCTGCGGGCGCCGTTCATCCGCCAGAACCTCGAACGCCTGCCGGCGTTCATCCAGCAGGGGGCGCAGACGATGCGCTCGATGCTGGTGATGGACCCGCCCGACCACACGCGGGTGCGCAAGCTGGTGAACAAGGCGTTCACGCCGCGCCGCATCGCGGCGCTGCGCCCCCGCATCGCGGCGATCGTCGACGAGCTGCTGGCGCCGGTGCGCGACCGCATGGACGTCATCGACGTCCTCGCCGCGCCGCTGCCGGCGATCGTCATCGCCGAGCTGCTCGGCGTGCCGGCCGAGGATCACCGGCGCTTCAAGGCGTGGGCGGCGGAGATCGTCGCCGGCCTCGGCCAGCCGCTGGCCGGCCGCCAGGCGGCGGCGCCGGCGATGCAGCAGCTCTTCGCCTATCTGGGGGAGATCATCGCGGCGCGCCGCGCGGCGCCGCGCGACGACCTGATCAGCGCCATGGTGCTGGCGCAGGAGGAGGACGACGCGCTCAGTGACGCCGAGTTGCTGGCCACCAGCAACCTGCTGCTCATCGCCGGCCACGAGACGACCACCAACCTGATCGGCAACGGCCTGCTGGCGCTGCTGCGCGAGCCCGACCAGCTCGAGCGGCTGCGCCGCGATCCCGGGCTCCTGCCGACGGCGATCGAGGAGCTGCTGCGCTACGACGGGCCGGTGCAGGCGACCCTGCGGGTGGCGCGCGAGGACGTGGAGATCGGCGGCCAGGCGATCGAGGCCGGCTCGCTGCTGCTGGTCGGCATCGGCGCCGCCAATCACGATCCGGACGTCTTCGCCGAGCCGGAGCGCCTCGACATCGGCCGCGATCCCAACCCGCACCTCGCGTTCGGCTTCGGCGCCCACTTCTGCCTCGGCGCGCCGCTGGCGCGGCTCGAGGGCGAGATCGCCTTCCGCGCCCTGCTCGAGCGCTTCCCGCGCCTGGCGCTGGCGACCGAGGCGCCGGCGTACCGGCCCAACCCGGTATTGCGCGGGCTGGTGTCGCTGCCGGTGGCGTGCTGA
- a CDS encoding AarF/ABC1/UbiB kinase family protein — protein sequence MTAAPGAARRALHHVRAYRLLRIGLAIAWVLPRYWLLLARERLGAPATAAAWTRAHQTAARQIRRLALVLEGGLIKAAQVGGARADVLPRPFIDELSQFHDDVPPRPLGALLPMVEAELGAPIDTIVAAIDPEPLGAASLAQVHRARLRDGSEVVVKIQYPEARRIIPLDLAALRAVAALVHRMQRSVDLRSLVNEVTRFVELELDFRREAASTQRLAALLAGRDDVRVPRIVAPHVRDRVLVMEYLDGIQVTRTAALRAAGHRPSDVARRIGGLYGAMLFEYGFFHGDPHPGNLLVLADGRIGLLDFGLCKELPPRFAALVAEMMVAALIGDADAALRAAAALGFDIEAIRPAHLRALVLSIVGDADADDDFASVLRATRIRRIPDDFALVLRTMLLLNGLSHRLAPGRRLIQGELLKHLAAGARAARTTAPDAATQ from the coding sequence ATGACCGCCGCCCCCGGCGCCGCCCGCCGCGCCCTCCACCACGTCCGCGCCTACCGTCTGCTGCGCATCGGCCTCGCCATCGCCTGGGTGCTGCCGCGCTACTGGCTGCTGCTGGCGCGCGAGCGCCTCGGCGCGCCGGCGACTGCCGCGGCCTGGACCCGCGCTCACCAAACCGCGGCGCGCCAGATCCGCCGTCTGGCGCTGGTCCTCGAGGGCGGGCTGATCAAAGCGGCGCAGGTCGGCGGAGCGCGCGCCGACGTGCTGCCGCGGCCGTTCATCGACGAGCTGAGCCAGTTCCACGACGACGTGCCGCCGCGCCCGCTCGGCGCGCTGCTGCCGATGGTCGAGGCCGAGCTCGGCGCGCCGATCGACACGATCGTCGCCGCCATCGACCCCGAGCCGCTCGGCGCCGCGTCGCTGGCGCAGGTCCACCGCGCCCGGCTGCGCGACGGCAGCGAGGTGGTGGTCAAGATCCAGTATCCGGAAGCCCGCCGCATCATTCCCCTCGACCTCGCCGCGCTGCGCGCCGTCGCCGCGCTCGTGCACCGCATGCAGCGCAGCGTCGATCTGCGCAGCCTGGTGAACGAGGTCACCCGCTTCGTCGAGCTCGAGCTCGACTTCCGCCGCGAGGCGGCGTCGACGCAGCGTCTCGCCGCGCTGCTCGCCGGCCGCGACGACGTGCGCGTGCCGCGCATCGTCGCGCCGCACGTCCGCGACCGCGTGCTGGTGATGGAGTACCTCGACGGCATCCAGGTGACGCGGACGGCGGCGCTGCGCGCCGCCGGACATCGCCCGAGCGACGTCGCCCGCCGCATCGGCGGGCTCTACGGCGCCATGCTGTTCGAATACGGCTTCTTCCACGGCGACCCGCATCCCGGGAACCTGCTGGTGCTGGCCGACGGGCGCATCGGCCTGCTCGACTTCGGCCTCTGCAAGGAGCTGCCGCCGCGCTTCGCCGCCCTGGTGGCGGAGATGATGGTCGCCGCCCTGATCGGCGATGCCGACGCCGCGCTGCGCGCCGCGGCGGCGCTCGGCTTCGACATCGAGGCGATCCGTCCCGCGCACCTGCGGGCGCTGGTGCTGAGCATCGTCGGCGACGCCGATGCCGACGACGACTTCGCCTCGGTGCTGCGCGCGACGCGCATCCGCCGCATCCCCGACGACTTCGCCCTGGTGCTGCGCACCATGCTGCTGCTCAACGGCCTGTCGCACCGCCTCGCCCCCGGCCGCCGCCTGATCCAGGGCGAGCTGCTCAAGCACCTGGCGGCCGGCGCGCGGGCGGCGCGCACGACGGCACCGGACGCCGCTACCCAGTGA